The following proteins are encoded in a genomic region of Magallana gigas chromosome 1, xbMagGiga1.1, whole genome shotgun sequence:
- the LOC105348835 gene encoding histone-lysine N-methyltransferase PRDM9 isoform X3 — translation MTKDGFVVATGLLLALHLTGFLFEDTMKGECRLGFVRVDQWCFSFHTEPTSMLQSSDVCHQHGAHMAVLDSPEKEKALTDYIEQMGFFHIHQERKELYKIAKHESDVQAEKNKFCEDYKLHGTHSDKYRHIPNAKIPIGSPPHLRANLSTPPGFNIKLSNIPGAGLGAWTEQFLPEYTILGVYEGIIHTREPVFELYSWQVDRQGSNGTYVIDAADPACSNWLRFFNSPTTYTEENVIPVQCAGLVFYMTSRDVYPGTELLLWYGDGYGRFLGVNRIHPEYDLNGSVALRANVITYIDDKGLVFDDWTPVTYQNCFDNDDDEGETVLDQMFGLLLTYHHDNKWYWVAERNYTYYTGHEGLKLPFICEDSTNNSRVG, via the exons ATGACGAAGGACGGCTTTGTTGTAGCCACAGGATTGCTCTTAGCCCTTCACCTGACAG GTTTTCTGTTTGAGGACACAATGAAGGGCGAGTGTCGCCTAGGGTTTGTTCGAGTAGATCAGTGGTGCTTCTCGTTCCATACAGAACCAACCTCCATGTTACAATCCAGTGACGTATGTCACCAACATGGCGCTCACATGGCGGTACTAGACTCTCCGGAAAAGGAGAAGGCTCTGACAGACTACATTGAAC AAATGGGTTTCTTTCACATACATCAAGAAAGAAAA GAACTGTATAAAATAGCCAAACATGAGTCGGATGTtcaagcagaaaaaaataaat TTTGTGAGGACTATAAGTTACATGGTACACATAGTGATAAATACCGCCACATACCTAATGCAAAG attcctATAGGTTCCCCTCCACATCTCAGAGCAAACCTCAGCACTCCACCAGGATTCAACATCAAACTCTCCAACATCCCCGGGGCCGGTCTAGGGGCGTGGACGGAGCAGTTTCTCCCTGAATACACGATACTTGGTGTTTATGAAGGAATAATTCACACCAGGGAACCCGTCTTTGAACTGTATTCCTGGCAG GTGGACAGACAGGGAAGTAACGGTACCTACGTCATTGACGCCGCTGACCCGGCCTGTAGTAACTGGCTCAGATTTTTTAACTCACCGACCACCTACACAGAGGAAAACGTTATTCCCGTACAGTGCGCAGGCCTTGTGTTCTATATGACGTCACGTGACGTGTATCCCGGGACGGAGCTTTTACTGTGGTACGGTGACGGTTATGGACGGTTTCTAGGAGTAAATAGGATTCATCCGG aATATGACCTGAACGGTTCCGTGGCGTTACGTGCTAACGTGATAACGTACATTGATGACAAAGGTTTGGTGTTCGACGACTGGACGCCCGTCACGTATCAGAACTGTTTtgacaacgacgacgacgaggGCGAGACGGTGCTGGACCAGATGTTTGGTCTGTTGTTGACCTATCACCATGACAACAAGTGGTACTGGGTGGCTGAGCGTAACTACACTTATTATACAGGACACGAGGGACTAAAGCTTCCCTTTATCTGTGAAGATTCCACAAATAACTCCAGAGTTGGATGA
- the LOC117684008 gene encoding uncharacterized protein isoform X1: protein MTQTAHIMDTASFQYTTASSPYKVHQCSKCPGDTAYYCVSCPCDLCPQCKENHVKDLQTIDHDVVSHCDKINFIPTQEICVRHPSHVYTKYCEPCQVPVCDSWFGHKSHKLPVRSFLCGQKKHKIQDIQIAYKTKRQQHRGTIHTIRSEALFYRPVLLTEIKADVKTCHTEFSPLQLEMLTKAPKLKDLIDKVVYDLLNNVLCYFDFKHRCKKQKIKMIRHIVRLRRYEHRYVQPAFTFSALQFLSFTKTALPQIHLTLHTSQLSMTESLNKEDVMESLSAIQITERGNRRVGNQCLLKLMSGAELHQSLTVTGVDYCYHISCVTSDRVWVSDDDNLMLTDTTGVPLHRVEGSCSGIYVGGLHTVNSESELIYIDRNYNINKLSKDMKTTTTFIERTDFTRRPRCVYWSPSTGDLLVGMYNDDTKTRKVTRYNQSGQLTQTIQYHNTGRGLYNYPSYITENNNGDVVVSDLYSAVVVTERGGRHRFSYTGHPSGSRLGPHGICTDALSHILVCDWITDTVQMINKDGRFLSNLLTESQVMGKPYSLSYDVNTHRLWVGSGDNKVCVYRYITRQDALTDEHRPRPDGDTRYTTPPHNTTHQLNKDEHRPRPDEDTMSSSTPAI, encoded by the exons ATGACCCAGACCGCCCACATCATGGACACAGCAAGCTTCCAATACACCACAGCAAGCTCCCCGTACAAAGTACATCAATGTTCTAAGTGTCCGGGGGACACAGCGTACTattgtgtatcgtgtccatgtgatctgtgtccccagtgtaaagagaaccatgtaaaagatctccaaacaatagaccatgatgttgtgtcacactgtgataaaatcaacttcatcccaacacaagagatctgtgtgagacatccTAGCCATGTTTATACAAAGTACTGTGAACCTTGTCAAGTTCCTGTGTGTGATTCTTGGTTTGGACATAAATCACACAAACTCCCTGTCAGAAGTTTTCTCTGTGGACAAAAAAAGCACAAAATTCAGGATATACAAATAGCCTATAAAACAAagcgacaacaacacagaggaaccattcacaccatcagaagtgaggctctcttttacagacctgttctcctgACAGAAATCAAAGCTGATGTCAAAACCTGTCACACAGAATTCTCCCCCCTTCAATTagagatgttaacaaaggcccCAAAACTGAAGGATCTCATTGACAAAGTGGTATATGATCTATTGAACAATGTGTTATgttactttgatttcaaacacagatgtaaaaaacaaaagataaaaatgatcaGACATATTGTCAGACTAAGGAGATATGAACACAGATATGTACAGCCAGCATTCACATTCAGTGCGCTACAATTCCTCTCCTTCACAAAGACAGCCCTCCCCCAGATACATCttacactccacaccagccagctctccatgactgagtcactcaacaaggaggatgtgatggagtcactgagtgcaatccaaatcacagagagaggaaaccgacgcgtaggaaaccagtgtctgctgaaactgatgtctggtgctgagctccatcaatctctcacagtgacaggtgttgattattgttatcacatttcctgtgtgacatcagaccgggtctgggtcagtgatgatgacaatctcatgttgacagacacaacaggtgtccctctacatcgtgtggagggTTCATGTAGTGGTATATATGTAGgaggattacacacagtgaacagtgagagtgaactgatttatatagataggaattataacattaacaaactgtcaaaggatatgaaaacaaccaccacatttatagagagaacagactTTACACGGAGACcacggtgtgtgtactggtccccgtccactggggatctactggtcgggatgtataACGATGATACAAAGACacgcaaggtaacccggtacaaccagagtggacaactcacacaaaccatacagtACCACAACACAGGACGGGGACTGTATAATTACCCTagctatataacagagaacaacaatggggatgtcgtggtgtctgacttatacagtgctgtagtggtgacagagcgtggaggaagacatcgtttctcctacacaggacatccatcaggatcacGACTAGGGCCACATGGAAtatgtactgacgcgctgtcacacatcctggtgtgtgattgGATAACCGACACAGTACAGATGATAAATAAGGACGGTCGGTTCCTGTCAAATCTACTGACAGAATCACAAGTGATGGGTAAACCATacagcctgagttatgatgtcaacactcaccgtctctgggtcggatcaggggacaacaaggtgtgtgtctacaggtatatcaccagacaggacgctctgacag atgaacacagacCCCGTCCTGATGGAGACACCCGATACACAACACCTCCTCACAACACAACTCATCAACTAAACAAAG atgaacacagacCCCGTCCTGATGAGGACACCATGTCCAGCTCAACACCAGCCATATAA